From Paenibacillus graminis, a single genomic window includes:
- a CDS encoding (Fe-S)-binding protein, which produces MKVSIFSTCLVDLMTPNVGIAMVEVLERLGCEIDHPASQVCCGQPAYNSGYLEDSRLAMKNMMLAFEHSDYVVGPSGSCIAMFHEYPKIFKGDPNWELKAIALKEKAYEFTQFIVRVLGVTDVGASLEGTATYHRSCHMTRLLGERETPFQLLEQVQGLQLEPLKNSDNCCGFGGTFSVKMPEISGQMVDEKCGCVVDTGADILISADMGCLLNIGGRLSRKGEPVKIMHIAEVLNQQNTAAKGGSPT; this is translated from the coding sequence ATGAAAGTCAGTATTTTCTCGACTTGTTTAGTGGATCTTATGACCCCTAATGTCGGGATCGCTATGGTAGAAGTTCTCGAAAGGCTGGGCTGTGAGATCGATCATCCGGCTTCGCAGGTGTGCTGCGGCCAGCCCGCGTATAACAGCGGCTATCTTGAGGATTCCAGGCTTGCAATGAAAAACATGATGCTGGCCTTTGAACATTCCGATTATGTTGTGGGTCCGTCCGGCTCCTGTATCGCTATGTTCCATGAATACCCGAAAATTTTCAAGGGAGATCCAAACTGGGAATTGAAAGCGATTGCTTTAAAGGAGAAAGCTTATGAGTTCACACAGTTCATCGTCCGGGTGCTTGGAGTCACCGATGTTGGTGCAAGTCTCGAAGGCACCGCAACCTACCACCGTTCCTGCCATATGACAAGACTGCTGGGCGAACGGGAAACCCCGTTCCAATTGCTTGAACAGGTACAGGGACTACAGCTGGAGCCGCTGAAAAACAGCGATAACTGCTGCGGCTTCGGTGGGACCTTTTCGGTGAAAATGCCGGAAATCTCCGGGCAGATGGTCGATGAAAAATGCGGTTGTGTCGTTGACACCGGAGCGGATATTCTAATCAGCGCAGATATGGGCTGCCTGCTGAACATCGGGGGCCGCCTGTCCCGTAAGGGAGAACCCGTCAAAATCATGCACATTGCTGAAGTGCTGAACCAGCAAAATACTGCTGCCAAAGGAGGAAGCCCAACTTGA
- a CDS encoding LutB/LldF family L-lactate oxidation iron-sulfur protein, translated as MSLQTDKREFNERTTDGIGNPFMRNAVSSAQDSLKTRRLTAAASLGDWEQWRTLGQQIRQHTLKHLDYYLGQLADNIEKKGGHIYFAKTKEEASDYIRDIIVKKKAKKIVKSKSMVTEEIEMNHVLMEAGCELIETDLGEYILQMDDWDPPSHIVAPALHKDRTQIQSVFTEKLGYTGDESPENLARFARTVLRQKFLEADVGITGCNFAVANLGAINLVTNEGNGDLTAAIPKTHIAVMGMERIVPTLEEMEVLDNLLCRSAVGQKLTSYISVIGPSASGETDGPEDFHLVVVDNGRSDILGSEFNEALQCIRCGACLNVCPVYRHIGGHAYGSIYPGPIGAVITPLLGGYDDYKELPFASSLCAACTDVCPVKIPLHEQLILHRQKIVKEKRTGAVERLQMKTAGRLLSSRVLFGKALRFANPASRLLSRHGRIVRGPELVRGWINTRDLSQPVKQQDSFRAWLDKRKGGAGQ; from the coding sequence TTGAGCCTGCAAACGGATAAACGGGAGTTCAACGAACGGACTACTGACGGCATCGGCAACCCTTTTATGAGAAACGCTGTAAGCTCAGCCCAGGACAGCCTGAAGACCAGGCGCCTCACCGCCGCTGCCTCGCTTGGGGACTGGGAACAGTGGCGTACCTTAGGCCAGCAAATCCGCCAGCATACGCTGAAGCATCTGGATTATTACCTGGGGCAGTTAGCGGATAACATTGAGAAAAAGGGCGGGCACATTTATTTTGCCAAAACCAAAGAAGAAGCCAGCGATTATATCCGGGATATCATCGTCAAGAAAAAAGCTAAAAAAATCGTCAAATCCAAATCGATGGTCACCGAGGAAATTGAAATGAATCATGTCCTGATGGAAGCTGGCTGTGAACTGATTGAGACGGATCTGGGTGAATACATCCTCCAGATGGATGATTGGGACCCGCCTTCACATATTGTGGCCCCTGCGCTGCATAAGGACCGGACGCAAATCCAAAGCGTGTTCACGGAGAAGCTTGGCTATACCGGCGACGAAAGTCCGGAGAACCTTGCCCGGTTTGCCCGCACAGTATTGCGGCAGAAGTTCCTGGAAGCGGATGTCGGGATCACCGGCTGCAATTTCGCTGTCGCCAACCTGGGCGCGATCAATCTGGTGACCAATGAAGGCAACGGTGACCTTACCGCCGCCATTCCCAAAACACATATCGCGGTGATGGGCATGGAGCGCATTGTACCAACGCTTGAAGAGATGGAAGTGCTGGATAATCTGCTCTGCCGGAGTGCGGTCGGGCAAAAATTGACCAGCTATATATCCGTCATCGGGCCCTCTGCATCCGGGGAGACGGATGGCCCGGAGGACTTCCATCTGGTGGTCGTGGACAACGGCCGCTCCGATATTCTCGGCAGCGAATTTAACGAAGCCCTGCAGTGCATCCGCTGCGGCGCCTGTCTAAATGTCTGCCCGGTCTACCGCCATATCGGCGGCCATGCCTACGGGTCGATTTATCCGGGTCCGATTGGAGCGGTAATCACCCCGCTGCTGGGCGGCTACGATGATTATAAAGAGCTTCCTTTTGCCTCCAGCCTGTGTGCGGCTTGTACAGATGTCTGTCCGGTCAAAATCCCGCTGCATGAGCAGCTGATTCTGCACCGCCAGAAAATTGTAAAAGAAAAACGCACCGGCGCCGTGGAAAGGCTCCAGATGAAGACAGCCGGAAGGCTGCTGTCCTCCCGGGTTTTGTTCGGCAAAGCCCTGCGGTTTGCGAACCCGGCCAGCCGTCTGCTCAGCAGACATGGACGAATTGTAAGAGGACCGGAACTGGTCCGCGGCTGGATCAACACCCGTGATCTCAGCCAGCCGGTCAAGCAGCAGGACAGCTTCCGGGCCTGGCTTGATAAACGCAAAGGAGGGGCTGGCCAATGA
- a CDS encoding LutC/YkgG family protein, with protein sequence MTVSGKDSFLNHIASKLGRERIYDVQRPDLQALAPDSYGSLTADELIEMLKEQCFFIHTQVIESNAEILQQTLDDLVAANGGGSVITSGDARFAEYGLEFANASVWEEAAGREQNILRSEAANTAIVFADYALAESGTVVVESRPDQGRALHFLPAHYIAVIEKKRIMLRSTRAAADLNRRIQAGELLGSSINFISGPSNSADIEMKLVVGVHGPLRAAYVLI encoded by the coding sequence ATGACGGTATCGGGAAAAGATTCCTTTCTTAACCACATCGCCTCCAAGCTGGGGCGGGAACGTATCTATGATGTTCAGCGGCCCGACTTGCAGGCCCTGGCTCCGGACAGCTATGGCAGTTTAACAGCCGATGAGCTGATAGAGATGCTGAAGGAGCAGTGTTTTTTCATCCACACGCAGGTGATTGAATCGAATGCGGAGATTTTGCAGCAAACCTTGGATGATCTGGTCGCTGCGAATGGCGGAGGCAGTGTAATCACTTCTGGAGATGCCCGGTTTGCCGAATATGGGCTGGAATTCGCAAATGCTTCCGTCTGGGAAGAAGCGGCAGGAAGGGAGCAGAATATTCTGCGCTCCGAAGCAGCCAATACGGCGATTGTTTTTGCCGACTATGCGCTGGCCGAGTCTGGTACGGTTGTTGTCGAGAGCCGCCCGGATCAAGGGCGCGCCTTGCATTTCCTGCCTGCCCATTATATTGCGGTGATTGAAAAAAAGCGGATCATGCTCCGCTCGACCCGGGCAGCAGCAGATCTGAACCGGCGGATTCAAGCGGGGGAGCTGCTGGGTTCCTCAATCAATTTCATCTCCGGCCCTTCGAATTCAGCCGATATTGAAATGAAGCTCGTTGTCGGGGTGCATGGTCCGCTGCGGGCAGCCTATGTACTTATCTAA
- a CDS encoding class I SAM-dependent methyltransferase: MMLKEISKYWTSSSVGYDKVIQTQFRSKKTVRLWKQLLIQGIGLKSRQKILDVGTGPGFFSILLSQMGHQATAVDASPGMIERASRNFDRYGYKVQAYVGDAADLSAEPDNSFDAVVCRDMVWTLPEPQKAYAEWHRILKPGGTLIVFDGNYMYKDYRSLFRRLWYALSWMLILITEQRIRQRSSGDKSLLSELPFVNVLRPEADEQALLHAGFRIFDTRRNFIPARKLPLNYLKYGYENVNRFMIIAKKE; the protein is encoded by the coding sequence ATGATGCTGAAAGAAATATCTAAATATTGGACGTCCAGCTCGGTTGGTTATGACAAAGTGATCCAAACCCAGTTTCGCAGCAAGAAAACCGTCAGACTGTGGAAGCAGCTGCTTATTCAAGGAATAGGACTCAAATCCCGTCAAAAAATACTTGATGTAGGAACAGGCCCGGGTTTTTTCTCAATCCTCTTATCACAGATGGGGCATCAGGCAACAGCAGTGGATGCTTCACCTGGAATGATTGAACGGGCCTCGCGAAACTTTGACCGCTATGGATACAAAGTTCAGGCTTATGTAGGCGATGCGGCGGATTTAAGTGCGGAGCCGGATAACAGCTTCGACGCCGTCGTCTGCCGCGATATGGTGTGGACGCTGCCCGAGCCGCAGAAAGCCTACGCGGAGTGGCACCGTATTCTGAAGCCGGGCGGTACTCTGATTGTTTTTGACGGCAACTATATGTATAAGGATTACAGGTCTTTATTCCGCAGGCTCTGGTACGCTTTATCCTGGATGCTGATACTGATTACGGAACAAAGAATCCGGCAGCGCAGCAGCGGGGACAAAAGCCTGCTCAGTGAACTGCCGTTTGTAAATGTACTCCGGCCTGAAGCAGATGAACAGGCTCTATTGCACGCAGGGTTCCGCATATTCGATACCCGCCGGAATTTCATTCCTGCCCGCAAGCTGCCCCTTAACTACTTGAAATATGGCTATGAGAATGTGAACCGGTTTATGATTATCGCCAAAAAGGAGTGA
- a CDS encoding nickel ABC transporter substrate-binding protein — protein MTGNSKRIRGLTKCWVMIILAAFIMNAGCSINSGSTGHSSEGPEKTVTVAISADPGIDQLDAGAYKGSMSVHAMIYDGLVEYGEKGSILPALAESWDISEDGKVYTFHLRHGVKFSDGTDCNAAAVKFSFERWIKDPANSLNLAAAMQSMNVVDDHTLTMTFNKAYYPFLTELSFARPVRIISPSAVEPAGDVAGKFVKAVGTGAWMAESYKKDQEAVLVRNPYYWGEAPKLSKMILKVIPDPQSRVLALQSGDVDIAGGQSGKLPAESVPVIEGDTSLSLQKAPGTNSHFMIFNYNTPALQDLNVRKAINLAINKKSIINDLLEGTGSEAKGLFPLTVPYVTDQNNTWYGFDPDEAKQLLAAAGYSDSNGDGRVEKDGTPLELSFVLQQAEFPEWKSVSELIQSELKAIGITVNLQILEPNAYYDALWTTKAYDLFMYRTYDDAYNPHAFLLSLFHKTAEAPAVAWPDAELESFIDTAVGSTDLQVRQKAYDSIFGKLYEEAMFGALYFPDEVMAVNKRVKGFKLGYTTFTPVFWNQLDVGEE, from the coding sequence ATGACAGGGAATTCAAAGCGAATCAGAGGATTAACGAAATGTTGGGTAATGATCATACTGGCTGCATTCATCATGAATGCCGGTTGCAGCATTAACAGCGGTTCAACAGGTCATTCATCCGAAGGGCCGGAGAAAACGGTCACTGTAGCCATATCGGCAGACCCTGGCATAGATCAGCTCGATGCCGGTGCTTATAAAGGTTCAATGAGTGTACATGCGATGATCTATGACGGATTAGTGGAGTATGGGGAAAAAGGCAGCATTCTGCCGGCATTGGCCGAGTCCTGGGACATATCCGAAGATGGAAAGGTGTATACTTTTCATCTTCGCCATGGGGTGAAGTTCTCGGATGGCACTGATTGTAATGCCGCTGCGGTTAAATTCTCTTTTGAACGCTGGATTAAAGACCCGGCCAATTCGTTGAATCTAGCTGCAGCGATGCAGTCTATGAATGTTGTAGACGACCATACCCTCACCATGACCTTCAACAAAGCCTACTATCCGTTCCTTACAGAGTTGTCTTTTGCAAGACCGGTTCGAATCATTAGCCCTTCTGCCGTTGAACCCGCCGGAGACGTTGCCGGAAAATTTGTCAAAGCCGTTGGCACCGGGGCATGGATGGCGGAGAGCTACAAGAAGGATCAGGAGGCAGTGCTGGTCAGAAATCCTTATTACTGGGGAGAAGCACCCAAACTGTCCAAGATGATTCTCAAGGTCATTCCCGATCCCCAATCCAGAGTGCTGGCGCTGCAAAGCGGGGATGTAGATATCGCAGGAGGCCAGTCCGGCAAGCTTCCGGCAGAAAGTGTACCGGTTATCGAAGGTGACACCAGTCTGAGCCTGCAAAAAGCACCAGGGACGAATTCCCACTTCATGATCTTTAATTACAACACTCCGGCTCTGCAGGACCTGAACGTGCGCAAAGCCATCAATTTAGCCATTAACAAAAAAAGCATAATCAATGATCTTCTGGAGGGTACCGGCAGCGAAGCCAAAGGTCTATTTCCCTTAACCGTACCCTATGTGACGGATCAGAATAATACCTGGTACGGCTTCGATCCAGATGAAGCAAAACAGCTTCTTGCCGCAGCCGGTTATAGCGATTCCAATGGGGATGGAAGGGTCGAAAAGGACGGCACGCCACTGGAGCTTAGTTTTGTACTGCAGCAAGCCGAGTTTCCGGAATGGAAATCCGTCAGCGAGCTGATCCAGTCCGAACTTAAGGCGATAGGTATTACCGTAAACCTTCAGATCCTTGAGCCTAACGCGTATTACGATGCATTATGGACCACTAAAGCATACGACCTTTTCATGTACCGTACCTACGATGATGCTTATAATCCGCATGCCTTCCTCCTGTCCCTATTTCATAAGACAGCGGAAGCACCGGCTGTGGCATGGCCGGACGCCGAATTGGAATCATTCATTGATACAGCGGTAGGAAGTACGGATCTGCAGGTGAGGCAAAAGGCTTATGACTCGATCTTCGGCAAGCTGTATGAGGAAGCCATGTTTGGAGCCTTATACTTTCCGGACGAGGTCATGGCAGTGAACAAGCGGGTGAAGGGTTTCAAGCTTGGGTACACCACCTTCACTCCGGTCTTCTGGAATCAGCTGGACGTTGGTGAAGAATGA
- a CDS encoding ATP-binding cassette domain-containing protein, whose amino-acid sequence MYLLEAVGLSKVYGREGRGFTPALQRVAAVNHLSLRLKPHENLGLVGESGSGKSTLARLLLGLERPSSGRVLYQGTDFTAWSLSEMRRIRDKLQVVFQNSLASFNPMFTVEQIIGEPLRNYGMGNARVRRERVAETLELVGLEGRYMYRYPHELSGGQQQRIGIARAIALRPELIICDEPFSSLDASLRMQMTNLLQELKAQLGLAYIFITHDLSVVSRFCDRVAVMQQGQIVEEQSGVGLMKQAVHPYTKRLIASVPVQDPRLRKTEDRK is encoded by the coding sequence ATGTATCTGCTTGAAGCTGTAGGGCTGAGTAAAGTGTACGGCCGGGAAGGGAGAGGGTTTACGCCGGCTCTTCAAAGGGTAGCGGCTGTAAATCATCTGTCACTCCGGCTGAAACCGCATGAAAATCTGGGGCTTGTGGGGGAAAGCGGAAGTGGTAAAAGCACGCTGGCCCGCTTATTGCTTGGATTGGAACGGCCATCTTCCGGAAGGGTCCTCTACCAGGGTACAGATTTCACAGCTTGGAGCTTAAGCGAAATGCGGAGGATTCGAGACAAGCTGCAGGTCGTATTTCAGAACAGCCTGGCTTCGTTCAACCCGATGTTTACGGTAGAGCAAATCATAGGCGAGCCGTTAAGAAATTACGGGATGGGAAATGCACGGGTACGCAGGGAACGGGTTGCAGAAACTCTGGAGTTAGTGGGTCTTGAAGGGCGGTACATGTACCGTTATCCGCATGAACTCAGCGGGGGCCAGCAGCAGAGAATCGGAATTGCCAGGGCGATTGCGCTTCGCCCGGAGCTGATTATTTGTGATGAGCCGTTCTCCAGTCTCGATGCCAGTCTGCGGATGCAAATGACGAATTTATTGCAGGAGCTGAAGGCTCAACTGGGATTGGCTTATATTTTTATTACACATGATCTGTCAGTCGTCAGCCGTTTCTGTGACAGGGTAGCTGTAATGCAGCAGGGACAGATTGTGGAGGAGCAATCGGGCGTTGGACTGATGAAGCAGGCGGTCCATCCGTATACCAAAAGACTTATAGCTTCGGTGCCTGTACAGGACCCCCGGTTAAGAAAGACGGAGGACCGAAAATAG
- a CDS encoding ABC transporter ATP-binding protein produces the protein MLTETALLRVQHLRTSFYAKDQAITAVDDVSMEVRPRQIVALVGESGCGKSVTALSILGLLDPPGRIEKGEVWLGDNNLREYSKRELKKLRSKEIAVIFQDPMNALNPLLPIGKQIKETVMLHRKVSRKEAKALALEQMHRAGLSDPEQLYTKYPFQISGGMCQRVMIAIALISGARLLIADEPTTALDVTVQARILKELDRIRHAEGLGILLITHDFGVVAELADYVYVMQSGKIVEAGNVYTLFANPVHSYTRQLLNCR, from the coding sequence ATGTTAACAGAGACAGCACTGCTGAGAGTCCAGCATCTGCGAACCAGCTTCTACGCCAAGGATCAGGCAATCACGGCTGTAGATGATGTGAGTATGGAAGTGAGGCCCCGGCAGATTGTTGCACTTGTTGGTGAAAGCGGCTGTGGAAAAAGTGTAACAGCCCTGTCTATCCTGGGGCTGCTGGACCCGCCGGGCAGGATAGAGAAGGGGGAAGTTTGGCTGGGTGACAATAATCTTCGCGAATACTCGAAACGTGAGCTTAAGAAGCTGCGGAGCAAAGAAATAGCCGTTATCTTTCAGGATCCCATGAACGCCCTTAATCCGCTGCTCCCTATTGGCAAGCAGATCAAAGAGACGGTGATGCTGCACAGAAAGGTTTCCAGGAAAGAGGCAAAAGCCCTGGCTTTGGAGCAGATGCACCGGGCAGGTCTGAGTGATCCTGAGCAGCTGTACACGAAATATCCTTTTCAGATCAGCGGCGGGATGTGCCAGCGGGTGATGATTGCCATCGCTCTAATCTCAGGGGCACGTCTTCTGATTGCCGATGAACCGACAACAGCACTTGATGTTACGGTTCAAGCCCGGATTCTGAAGGAGCTGGATCGGATCAGACATGCGGAGGGCCTGGGCATCCTGTTAATCACACATGATTTTGGAGTTGTCGCAGAGCTTGCGGATTATGTGTATGTAATGCAGTCAGGAAAGATTGTGGAAGCCGGCAATGTGTACACCCTCTTTGCCAATCCGGTGCATTCCTATACAAGACAGCTTCTCAACTGCAGATAA
- the nikC gene encoding nickel transporter permease, giving the protein MYRLHMFKSNGAKAGGIIVLLFVCIGIFAPWLAPSDPLQIHMEHKLSMPSWEYPLGTDHLGRCVLSRMVYGTRASLYYSSMVLAVVFSISIPVGLLAGYVGGTIDHLIMRVIDILLAFPSLILSLAVTAVLDPSMKNLLISFAVVWWAGYARVIRSMVLQMKESDYIMAAKAGGSTHLQIILRHILLNATRPILVLASIEIGTIMLSIAGLSFLGLGAQPPTPEWGVMLNDSRPYIQTEPRLLLYPGLAIMLSVLGFNLLGEGLRKPGQKEEL; this is encoded by the coding sequence TTGTACCGCCTTCATATGTTCAAGAGTAACGGGGCCAAAGCCGGCGGGATTATTGTGCTTCTGTTTGTGTGTATTGGAATATTTGCCCCTTGGCTTGCTCCATCTGATCCGCTTCAGATTCATATGGAACACAAACTAAGTATGCCGTCATGGGAGTATCCTCTGGGTACGGACCATTTGGGGCGCTGCGTCCTATCCCGTATGGTCTACGGGACGCGGGCTTCACTATATTATTCATCGATGGTACTGGCAGTGGTTTTTTCTATTAGTATTCCGGTTGGCCTGCTCGCCGGCTATGTCGGGGGAACGATCGATCATTTGATCATGCGGGTGATTGACATTCTGCTGGCTTTTCCCAGCCTCATTCTCTCTCTGGCCGTTACAGCGGTGCTTGACCCCAGTATGAAAAACCTGCTTATCTCTTTTGCAGTAGTATGGTGGGCGGGCTATGCAAGAGTTATCCGCAGTATGGTCCTGCAGATGAAGGAAAGTGATTACATTATGGCCGCCAAGGCTGGGGGCTCCACGCATCTGCAGATTATTCTGCGGCATATTCTCCTGAATGCCACCCGTCCTATCTTAGTTCTGGCTTCCATCGAGATCGGTACAATTATGCTTTCGATAGCCGGTCTGTCTTTCCTGGGCCTGGGCGCCCAGCCCCCAACACCGGAGTGGGGAGTCATGCTGAACGATAGCCGGCCGTATATCCAAACGGAACCACGGCTGCTTTTATATCCGGGACTGGCGATTATGCTTTCAGTTCTGGGCTTCAACCTGCTGGGAGAGGGGCTGCGGAAACCGGGACAGAAGGAGGAATTGTAG
- the nikB gene encoding nickel ABC transporter permease, translating to MNIILRYLVQRLLQIIPVLFGISCITFALMQFTPGDPAEIMLRADGIKPTLEATRAARHALGLDGPIHMQFMHWLYRLFHFDLGISYSSGLPVWEELMSRFPATVLLSGCSLLTAILIALPLGIGSALYPGRLPDRLGRACALFSVSMPGYWLGLLLIYYGAVKLKWFPIMGMEGWSSVILPAVTLGFGMAGTYIRLIRSSLLDVLGKLYIKAARAKGLQEWKVIGRHALRNALLPSLTLLGIHIGGLLGGSVIVESIFSWPGIGKYAVEAIFAKDYTVIQGYVLVMAVAVVLINVAVDLLHLLLNPRIRLR from the coding sequence TTGAATATCATTTTACGGTATCTGGTGCAGCGTCTGCTGCAGATCATTCCTGTGCTGTTTGGCATCTCCTGTATAACCTTTGCGCTGATGCAATTCACGCCAGGAGATCCGGCGGAGATTATGCTGCGTGCAGACGGCATCAAGCCCACACTGGAGGCCACCCGGGCCGCCAGACATGCTCTTGGCCTGGATGGGCCGATACATATGCAATTCATGCACTGGCTGTATCGCCTGTTTCATTTCGATTTGGGAATATCCTACAGCAGCGGCTTGCCGGTGTGGGAAGAACTTATGAGCCGTTTCCCGGCTACAGTACTGCTTAGCGGCTGCTCCTTATTAACTGCAATTCTGATTGCCTTGCCGCTTGGCATTGGCTCTGCCCTCTATCCGGGAAGGCTGCCGGATCGTCTGGGAAGAGCCTGTGCGCTGTTCAGTGTTTCCATGCCGGGATACTGGCTTGGCCTGCTTCTGATCTATTATGGTGCGGTGAAGCTGAAGTGGTTCCCTATAATGGGCATGGAGGGATGGTCAAGTGTGATTCTGCCTGCAGTTACTCTCGGTTTTGGGATGGCGGGAACCTATATCCGTCTGATCCGTTCCAGTCTGCTGGACGTTCTCGGCAAGCTCTATATCAAGGCGGCGAGGGCTAAGGGGCTGCAGGAATGGAAGGTGATAGGCAGACATGCGCTTCGCAATGCACTTCTTCCCAGCCTCACTTTGCTGGGGATTCACATAGGGGGGCTTCTGGGCGGTTCGGTGATTGTGGAGAGCATCTTTTCCTGGCCTGGTATTGGCAAATATGCCGTGGAAGCTATTTTTGCCAAAGACTACACGGTCATCCAAGGCTATGTATTAGTAATGGCTGTTGCCGTTGTCCTGATTAACGTCGCGGTGGACTTACTTCATCTGCTGCTGAACCCGCGAATCAGGCTGCGGTGA
- a CDS encoding DUF1349 domain-containing protein, protein MQQSIFNDFKWINPSKATFVEDKLMIEAPAETDFFCNNGAVSETGNTPESLCNAPFYYTEVTGDFVMRVQVSHDFKDIYDSATIMVMQDFQVWAKACFEKTDYDTHAVVSVVTNHTSDDANGCNINGNTVWLQVARVNNAFSFHHSPDGIKFYMMRFFSLPVGQTLKVGLVAQAPTGQGGERIFQNFSLVHKTVKNIREGE, encoded by the coding sequence ATGCAGCAGTCCATTTTTAATGATTTTAAGTGGATTAATCCAAGCAAGGCTACCTTTGTAGAGGACAAACTGATGATTGAAGCACCGGCGGAAACAGATTTCTTCTGTAATAATGGTGCCGTTTCCGAAACAGGAAATACCCCGGAGAGCCTATGCAATGCCCCCTTTTATTACACAGAGGTAACCGGGGATTTTGTGATGCGGGTTCAGGTTTCGCATGATTTCAAGGATATCTATGACTCGGCGACAATTATGGTGATGCAGGATTTTCAGGTATGGGCCAAAGCCTGCTTCGAAAAGACAGACTATGACACACATGCTGTAGTTAGCGTTGTCACCAATCATACTTCAGACGACGCCAATGGCTGTAATATTAACGGAAATACGGTATGGCTGCAGGTTGCCAGAGTAAATAATGCGTTCTCTTTCCACCATTCGCCCGATGGGATCAAGTTTTATATGATGCGGTTTTTCAGCTTGCCGGTGGGACAGACCCTTAAGGTTGGGCTTGTAGCCCAGGCACCGACAGGACAAGGCGGAGAACGGATTTTTCAGAACTTTTCATTGGTCCACAAAACGGTAAAAAATATCCGGGAAGGCGAATAA